The Coccidioides posadasii str. Silveira chromosome 3, complete sequence genome contains a region encoding:
- the LST8 gene encoding TOR complex subunit lst8 (BUSCO:227572at4751~EggNog:ENOG410PIRV~COG:S~BUSCO:7330at33183), producing MSVILCTAGYDHTIRFWEALSGICSRTIQHPLSQVNRLCITPDKRYIAAAGRHSVNLYDIKSNIPDPVMTFNGHTNNVTGVAFHCEGKWMVTSSEDGTVKVWETRSGSLQRNYNHKSPVNDVVIHPNQGELISCDYSGTIRVWDLGENRCSHQLIPEEDVSVASVSVASDGSLLCAGNNKGNVYLWRMVQDHDLTKIVPIATFQAHKDYITRVLLSPDVKHLATCSADHTARIWNLDPEYPPAKAAAEARAAAGEEVQGPNNASSPIPQTPAPNGKAHMYQPQLTNGVPETAASQHTTVDRPHEYGSSSDSRDGPVSHPTQRDFDYEGSTENEEPSPQSLALLERPPIDPTTNTLYLETTLAVHQRWVWDCAFSADSAYLVTVCSDHYARLWELASGQIIRQYSGHHRGAVCVALNDYSEPR from the exons ATGAGTGTCATTCTATGTACCG CTGGCTATGACCATACAATCCG GTTTTGGGAAGCCCTCTCAGGAATATGTTCGAGGACAATCCAGCACCCTTTGTCCCAGGTGAATCGGCTATGCATCACCCCCGATAAGCGCTATATCGCTGCGGCTGGCCGGCACAGCGTGAACCTTTACGACATTAAGTCCAATATACCCGATCCTGTTATGACGTTCAATGGCCACACGAACAATGTCACCGGCGTCGCGTTTCACTGCGAAGGAAAATGGATGGTTACGAGCTCAGAAGATGGTACAGTCAAGGTTTGGGAGACGCGGTCCGGGTCGCTTCAGAGGAATTACAATCACAAGTCGCCGGTTAACGACGTTGTGATCCACCCGAATCAGGGAGAGTTGATTAGCTGCGACTACTCAGGTACCATCAGAGTCTGGGATCTAGGGGAGAATCGCTGCAGTCATCAGTTGATACCCGAGGAAGATGTGTCTGTGGCAAGCGTTAGTGTTGCCAGTGATGGATCATTGCTTTGCGCTGGAAATAATAAG GGAAATGTATACCTATGGCGCATGGTGCAAGATCACGACCTTACCAAAATAGTGCCCATCGCAACCTTCCAGGCACACAAGGACTACATCACAAGGGTTTTGTTGTCCCCTGATGTTAAACATCTCGCAACTTGTTCGGCAGATCATACTGCTAGAATTTGGAACCTTGACCCGGAATACCCCCCCGCAAAAGCCGCGGCTGAGGCCAGGGCCGCAGCAGGAGAGGAGGTCCAAGGCCCTAACAATGCTTCTTCTCCAATACCCCAAACTCCAGCACCAAACGGCAAAGCCCATATGTATCAACCTCAGCTGACCAACGGGGTCCCTGAAACCGCCGCTAGTCAGCATACGACCGTGGACAGGCCCCACGAATACGGCTCAAGCTCAGACTCCAGAGATGGACCGGTTTCGCACCCCACCCAAAGAGATTTTGATTACGAAGGCTCCACTGAAAATGAGGAACCCAGCCCACAGTCATTAGCGCTGCTAGAAAGGCCTCCTATAGACCCAACCACCAACACGCTTTATCTTGAAACCACCCTTGCCGTTCACCAGCGTTGGGTTTGGGATTGTGCCTTCTCCGCAGATTCCGCATATCTTGTTACGGTGTGCAGTGATCATTATGCCCGCTTGTGGGAGCTCGCGTCTGGGCAGATCATCCGACAGTACAGCGGCCATCATCGAGGGGCAGTGTGTGTTGCGTTGAATGATTACTCGGAACCGAGATGA
- a CDS encoding uncharacterized protein (EggNog:ENOG410PWEM~COG:T) codes for MLGEADSVVTRYLHCSFRIAHAAEPLEPLRLSGMLPIVAVMKWRMRQWRYDLPLEVTKRILRDALRGIVEFHDQDIVHTADNVFKRVIFAVGEDELDEDVDRLSIVIERQVSYFADEGGMSGFLKHLGDNPWVRVFEVIRDGFDKDHPRRPFSLWKGVDKDFKSAMTNFDPKKRITAHEALAHKWFEDVSHEQEKQILLRINISN; via the exons ATGCTCGGGGAAGCCGATTCTGTGGTGACCCGGTACCTTCACTGCAGTTTCAGGATAGCCCATGCTGCTGAGCCCCTGGAGCCCCTTCGGCTCAGTGGGATGCTGCCGATTGTCGCAGTCATGAAGTGGAGAATGAGACAGTGGCGCTAT GACTTGCCACTCGAAGTGACAAAAAGGATTCTCAGGGATGCTCTTCGTGGAATTGTAGAATTCCATGATCAGGATATTGTTCATACTG CGGACAATGTTTTTAAACGCGTCATCTTTGCTGTTGGGGAAGATGAGTTGGACGAGGATGTGGACCGTTTGAGCATTGTCATTGAGCGCCAAGTATCATACTTTGCAGATGAAGGTGGAATGAGTGGGTTTTTGAAGCATCTTGGTGATAATCCCTGGGTTCGTGTTTTCGAAGTAATTCGGGATGGTTTCGACAAAGATCACCCTCGCAGACCATTTTCCCTCTGGAAGGGTGTTGATAAAGACTTTAAAAGTGCCATGACAAATTTTGATCCGAAAAAGAGAATCACGGCCCATGAGGCGTTGGCGCACAAGTGGTTTGAAGATGTCTCACATGAGCAGGAGAAGCAAATTCTCTTAAGAATCAATATCTCTAATTAG
- the SGN1 gene encoding cytoplasmic RNA-binding protein (EggNog:ENOG410PPMX~COG:A~BUSCO:15234at33183) yields the protein MATTGDIPEEYLNTQDKPGDDEEEIEAMKRRVAEMESEAAKLREMQASLDKQSENLREDKEDIDARSIFVGNVDYGASPEEIQAHFQSCGSINRVTILLDKFTGHPKGYAYVEFSEPSLVAQALVLNESLFRGRNLKVVPKRTNLPGMSRGRGRGGFRGGRGYGGGYGGGRGGYYHPRGSYRGGGYRGRGRGYAPY from the exons ATGGCTACCACTGGAGATATCCCAGAGGAGTATCTGAACACGCAAGACAAACCCGGCGACGATGAG GAAGAGATCGAAGCGATGAAGCGACGGGTCGCCGAAATGGAATCTGAGGCCGCCAAACTGCGCGAAATGCAAGCGTCGCTAGACAAGCAATCGGAAAACCTTCgtgaagataaagaagacatCGATGCGCGAAGTATCTTTGTGGGGAACGTCGACTACGGTGCTTCGCCGGAGGAGATTCAGGCTCATTTCCAGAGTTGCGGGTCGATAAACCGGGTGACAATCTTGCTGGATAAATTTACGGGACATCCGAAGGG GTATGCGTATGTCGAATTCAGTGAGCCTAGCCTGGTGGCGCAGGCATTGGTTTTGAACGAGAGCTTGTTCCGCGGCAGAAATCTCAAG GTTGTCCCAAAACGCACAAACCTGCCTGGTATGAGCCGTGGCCGTGGGCGCGGCGGCTTCCGAGGCGGTCGTGGATATGGAGGTGGTTATGGCGGCGGCCGTGGAGGCTACTATCATCCTCGCGGGTCCTATCGGGGTGGCGGCTATCGCGGCCGTGGCCGGGGCTACGCTCCCTATTAG
- the VTC1 gene encoding vacuolar transporter chaperone (EggNog:ENOG410PPYS~COG:P~TransMembrane:3 (o33-53i60-78o98-118i)~BUSCO:16317at33183): MSSQPLLQSAPGKRIALPTRVEPKVFFANERTFLSWLNFTIILGGLALGLLNFGDRVGQISAACFTFVAMAAMIYALVTFHWRATSIRKRGQSGFDDRFGPTVLTVALFAAVIVNFTLRMKEGAS, encoded by the exons ATGTCCAGTCAACCTCTCCTTCAGTCTGCCCCAG GCAAGCGAATCGCCCTTCCCACCCGCGTCGAACCCAAAGTCTTTTTCGCCAACGAACGAACATTCCTCTCATGGCTGAACTTCACCATTATTCTCGGCGGCCTGGCGCTGGGCCTGCTTAATTTCGGGGATCGCGTTGGCCAGATCAGTGCTGCTTGTTTTACTTTTGTGGCCATGGCTGCCATGATATATGCGCTAGTGACATTCCACTGGCGTGCGACGAGCATTCGCAAAAGGGGCCAGAGCGGGTTCGACGATCGCTTTGGCCCTACGGTCTTGACGGTGGCATTGTTTGCGGCGGTCATCGTGAATTTTACGCTGAGGATGAAGGAAGGTGCATCCTGA
- a CDS encoding uncharacterized protein (EggNog:ENOG410PH9A~COG:O~BUSCO:2086at33183), with protein sequence MGSNLPAQPNLRVTIIAADGLYKRDVFRFPDPFAVATVGGEQTHTTSVIKKTLNPYWNEMFDLRVTEDSILAIQIFDQKKFKKKDQGFLGVINIRIGDVIDLDVGDDEMLTRDLKKSNDNMVVHGKLIINLSTNLSTPIPANQGGPRSHVSTAPPAPAPTQHHPPALTAPVSLPGPRPNSGVAESPASNPPPTSHLQPSRNPSTATAVTSAVPVNGGGSQANGMPNQHRNLSSFEDSQGRLPAGWERREDGLGRTYYVDHNTRTTTWTRPSAHYNEQTQRTQLEANMQMERRAHQNRMLPEDRTGANSPDSQQARTPPSANNATAVQMMTTGATTAGSGELPAGWEQRYTPEGRPYFVDHNTRTTTWVDPRRQQYIRMYGPGANGNNTTISSQPLSQLGPLPSGWEMRLTNTARVYFVDHNTKTTTWDDPRLPSSLDQGVPQYKRDFRRKLIYFRSQPALRIMSGQCHVKIRRSAIFEDSYAEIMRQSPSDLKKRLMIKFDGEDGLDYGGLSREFFFLLSHEMFNPFYCLFEYSAHDNYTLQINPHSGVNPEHLNYFRFIGRVVGLAIFHRRFLDSFFIGAFYKMMLRKKVTLQDMEGVDEDFHRNLTWTLENDIEGVFELTFAVDDEQFGEHKTIDLIPNGRDIAVTNENKRQYVELVTEWKIQKRVEEQFNAFITGFNELIPADLVNVFDERELELLIGGIADIDVDDWKKHTDYRGYQEQDEVIQNFWKIIRTWDAEQKSRLLQFATGTSRIPVNGFKDLQGSDGPRRFTIEKSGDINALPKSHTCFNRLDLPPYKTYEALQNKLSIAVEETVGFGQE encoded by the exons ATGGGTTCAAATTTACCTGC ACAACCAAACCTCCGAGTTACGA TCATCGCTGCCGATGGGTTATACAAACGAGATGTGTTCC GCTTTCCGGATCCTTTCGCCGTGGCGACGGTGGGAGGTGAACAAACACATACGACTTCTGTGATCAAGAAGACGCTAAATCCGTATTGGAATGAGATGTTTGACTT GAGGGTCACGGAAGATAGCATATTGGCGATCCAGATATTTGACcagaagaaattcaagaAGAAGGACCAAGGGTTTCTCGGCGTAATAAACATTCGAATTGGAGATGTGATTGACCTCGACGTTGGTGACGATG AGATGCTCACGCGAGATCTTAAAAAATCCAATGACAACATGGTTGTTCATGGAAAACTAATTATCAACCTTTCTACCAATTTATCGACGCCCATACCTGCGAACCAAGGTGGGCCGCGTTCCCACGTTTCTACAGCTCCTCCTGCGCCAGCACCTACGCAACACCACCCCCCGGCCCTCACAGCACCGGTATCGCTTCCTGGACCACGCCCAAATTCAGGTGTTGCAGAATCTCCCGCTTCAAATCCGCCTCCTACATCCCATTTACAACCCTCAAGAAATCCCTCCACCGCAACCGCCGTTACATCCGCAGTACCAGTAAACGGCGGTGGGTCACAGGCTAACGGGATGCCGAACCAACATAGGAATTTGAGTTCCTTTGAGGATAGCCAGGGAAGACTCCCTGCGGGTTGGGAACGGCGAGAAGACGGTTTAGGTCGAACCTATTATGTAGATCATAATACACGGACGACGACATGGACTCGTCCATCAGCACACTACAATGAACAGACGCAGAGGACCCAGCTCGAAGCCAATATGCAAATGGAACGGCGAGCTCATCAGAACCGGATGCTACCTGAGGATCGCACTGGTGCAAATTCCCCGGATTCGCAACAAGCTCGCACTCCCCCATCTGCCAACAATGCTACAGCAGTGCAGATGATGACTACAGGAGCTACCACAGCGGGTTCTGGAGAACTTCCGGCAGGATGGGAGCAGAGATATACTCCCGAAGGCCGTCCATACTTTGTTGACCATAACACCAGAACAACAACCTGGGTCGACCCTCGCCGCCAACAATATATCCGTATGTACGGCCCTGGGGCGAATGGGAATAATACTACTATCTCCTCACAACCACTTTCTCAGCTTGGACCTCTACCAAGTGGCTGGGAAATGCGCCTGACAAATACTGCTCGAGTCTACTTTGTGGATCATAATACGAAGACAACTACGTGGGACGATCCGCGATTGCCGTCATCTCTCGATCAAGGGGTTCCACAGTATAAACGCGATTTCCGCCGTAAATTGATCTACTTTAGATCTCAGCCCGCACTAAGAATCATGTCCGGCCAGTGCCATGTCAAGATACGGCGAAGTGCCATTTTCGAAGATTCATATGCGGAGATCATGCGACAGAGCCCATCGGACCTTAAGAAACGTTTGATGATCAAGTTTGATGGCGAGGACGGCCTTGATTATGGTGGCTTGTCACG tgaatttttcttccttctttctcACGAAATGTTTAATCCGTTCTACTGCTTGTTTGAATATTCCGCCCACGATAATTATACACTCCAAATCAACCCACACTCCGGTGTCAACCCAGAGCACCTGAATTATTTCAGATTCATCGGACGAGTGGTTGGACTTGCGATTTTCCATCGACGGTTCTTGGATTCATTTTTCATTGGCGCTTTTTACAAGATGATGTTGAGGAAGAAGGTCACGTTGCAGGACATGGAAGGTGTGGATGAAGATTTCCACCGAAATCTAACATGGACTTT GGAGAATGATATTGAGGGAGTGTTTGAGTTGACTTTTGCCGTCGACGATGAACAGTTTGGGGAACATAAAACAATCGACCTAATCCCAAATGGAAGAGATATTGCTGTTACCAATGAGAATAAGCGACAATATGTTGA GTTGGTCACTGAATGGAAGATTCAGAAGAGAGTGGAAGAGCAATTCAACGCCTTTATCACCGGATTTAACGAACTTATTCCTGCAGATCTAGTCAATGTCTTCGATGAGCGAGAGCTTGAGCTCCTGATTGGTGGAATCGCAGATATTGATGTCGATGATTGGAAAAAGCATACCGATTATCGTGGATACCAGGAGCAAGACGAGGTCATTCAGAACTTCTGGAAAATTATACGAACTTGGGATGCGGAACAAAAGTCGAGATTGTTGCAGTTTGCCACGGGTACTTCGCGTATTCCCGTCAACGGGTTCAAAGACCTACAGGGTAGCGATGGTCCGAGAAGGTTTACGATTGAGAAGTCGGGAGACATCAATGCACTTCCCAAATCTCACACTTG tttcaACCGCCTCGACCTTCCACCGTACAAGACATATGAAGCACTACAAAACAAACTGTCCATCGCTGTGGAAGAAACAGTTGGTTTTGGGCAAGAGTAA
- a CDS encoding uncharacterized protein (EggNog:ENOG410PQRI~COG:N~BUSCO:14938at33183): MTTEATPNNPPVPIEELSRIAAEACDATLEGVSSYDHEKVGQWSSQIINKILQSLISATTSTGSTPSPSPSESKQPSYRFTVNCTVIQQGLTDAQSSDFNLGANSVEVAGRRGMHSASGAYWDIKRDGMWTYKYPNGIEKGLDLVLNVVWFGSF, translated from the exons ATGACCACTGAAGCTACGCCTAACAATCCT CCTGTTCCGATCGAGGAGTTGTCAAGGATTGCGGCTGAG GCATGCGACGCAACACTAGAAGGTGTTAGCAGCTATGACCACGAGAAAGTTGGCCAATGGAGCTCTCAAATAATC AACAAAATCCTCCAATCGCTAATATCAGCCACCACGTCCACTGGTTCCACACCCTCTCCATCCCCATCAGAGTCCAAACAACCCTCCTACCGTTTTACCGTGAACTGCACTGTAATTCAACAAGGCCTCACCGACGCGCAATCTTCAGACTTTAACCTAGGCGCGAACTCGGTCGAAGTTGCGGGGCGGCGTGGCATGCACTCTGCGTCGGGCGCATACTGGGATATCAAGCGCGACGGGATGTGGACATATAAATACCCAAATGGAATCGAGAAAGGGTTGGACTTGGTGCTAAATGTTGTCTGGTTCGGCTCTTTTTGA
- the VPS29 gene encoding Vacuolar protein sorting-associated protein 29 (BUSCO:428569at4751~EggNog:ENOG410PJ94~COG:U~BUSCO:13659at33183): MTSRLVLVIGDLFIPDRAPFKKLLTPGKIGQILCLGNLTDRETFDFLRQIAPDLQLVKGDFDVDSPNLPLSKVITHGSLRIGFTHGHTIVPSGDADALLIAARQMDVDVLLWGGTHRFDAFEAEGRFFVNPGSATGAFTMDGGGEDVVPSFCLMDVQGDVLVLYVYQLRTDDQGTETVSVEKMSYRKPSAQAA, encoded by the exons ATGACCTCCCGTTTGGTCTTGGTCATTGGTGACCTCTTCATACCTGATAGAGCCCCG TTCAAAAAGCTCCTTACGCCAGGCAAAATTGGCCAGATTCTATGTCTGGGAAACCTGACAGACCGCGAAACGTTTGATTTTCTCCGCCAGATTGCTCCCGACCTGCAACTCGTTAAGGGTGACTTCGACGTCGACTCGCCGAATCTGCCCCTGTCGAAGGTTATAACCCATGGATCGCTACGTATCGGCTTTACGCATGGCCATACGATTGTTCCGTCGGGTGATGCGGATGCGCTGCTGATCGCGGCGAGGCAGATGGATGTGGATGTCTTGCTGTGGGGCGGTACACATCGGTTTGATGCGTTTGAGGCGGAGGGGAGATTTTTCGTGAATCCCGGAAGTGCTACGGGAGCATTTACAATGGACGGTGGGGGTGAGGACGTGGTGCCGAGCTTCTGTCTAATGGAT GTCCAAGGCGACGTGTTGGTGCTCTATGTCTATCAGCTACGGACGGATGATCAGGGAACTGAGACTGTGTCTGTTGAGAAGATGTCGTATCGAAAACCAAGTGCCCAAGCGGCTTGA
- a CDS encoding uncharacterized protein (EggNog:ENOG410PFSY~COG:S~BUSCO:5410at33183) encodes MFRLIPWSIGGNKVTAEEVKMLAVPQQKSPNMAGPTPHKLKRKRTNSSELGPPRGGNGVTSPTTKAESFHQANNVAQNNMSEAQHLEPTSRTPPSATSTDNAIVQTAASLQHSGGEGKSIQGQQLKQQGTEGALGAASIHRMDVETLRQTLEAQLSLEILLKHNELRLIDQEIAKCQVAMEQLRRCSEIPFPTSSISGISQAVSNGTGFAVSRPEDCRQPVSPSPWGVTDGPYSRHYARWLLPDPRFDGGELEPIPSGIYGAGKSLMEGRTTRGSWAESTSRSQRNSAGAKLQALSSGYPPPKDKAGPMIMKRKSDGKLVKLVCLDCRRDNFSSTQGFINHCRIAHNRSFASHDAAAAASGEPVEVDESGAMICRNNETASNAPPGYVHPLIRSAHVLDSTARNAMQKRSPSNTQREDKPVSRPVAKSEAANVESYSPAKAPPPSIRDSAMSPDFKASPQTPHLSALLQKQGLGLDLFNIVGDALTKTDIASYSSEDDSDADAMDVDTTSNVQEAPPNFRSTRLPARSVAAPLQTQRPSSRKGSDKRSQKVPSLPPLRHPPSAPAAHRSPYSPAMATRTSPRSERQPVPSSDIEMVDSNSPNLSPNTVESNQAPSLVSDDDEYEAPSESESPSPSPSESGQDDISFDNIEVQDGFEASGDGSTTSTTSVSYSEPHKRHLSTVTRPPQANPVKTRSIKRSRTSGTVENSSIQTEQKRVTFVSPPASPTKGKKGSARKPRRK; translated from the coding sequence ATGTTTCGACTGATTCCTTGGTCTATTGGGGGTAATAAGGTGACAGCGGAGGAGGTGAAGATGTTGGCTGTACCGCAGCAAAAGTCGCCGAACATGGCAGGCCCGACACCGCACAAGTTAAAACGGAAAAGGACGAACTCGAGTGAATTGGGACCACCGCGTGGCGGCAACGGAGTCACTTCACCGACAACTAAGGCAGAGTCCTTTCACCAAGCCAACAACGTTGCCCAGAATAACATGAGCGAAGCGCAACATCTTGAGCCTACGAGCAGGACACCGCCCTCTGCAACATCCACCGATAATGCTATAGTACAAACGGCTGCCTCACTGCAGCACAGTGGAGGAGAAGGAAAGAGCATACAGGGCCAACAATTGAAACAGCAGGGAACAGAAGGCGCATTAGGCGCCGCATCGATTCACAGGATGGATGTCGAAACGTTGCGCCAAACGCTGGAAGCTCAGCTCAGTCTCGAAATCCTGCTCAAGCACAACGAACTGCGCCTTATCGATCAGGAAATCGCAAAATGTCAGGTCGCTATGGAGCAACTTCGTCGCTGCTCCGAGATTCCGTTTCCAACCTCGAGTATATCCGGAATTTCGCAAGCTGTTAGCAATGGCACGGGATTTGCGGTCTCACGGCCTGAAGACTGTCGACAACCGGTCTCTCCCTCTCCATGGGGAGTTACCGATGGCCCTTACAGTCGCCACTACGCAAGATGGCTATTGCCAGATCCTCGATTCGACGGTGGCGAACTCGAGCCTATACCCTCTGGAATTTATGGTGCGGGCAAGAGTTTGATGGAAGGTCGCACGACGCGTGGATCGTGGGCGGAAAGTACATCAAGGTCGCAACGAAACTCAGCCGGTGCAAAACTACAGGCCCTTTCGAGTGGTTACCCTCCACCCAAAGACAAAGCCGGACCCATGATTATGAAGCGAAAATCAGATGGCAAATTAGTAAAATTGGTGTGCTTGGATTGTCGAAGAGACAATTTCTCAAGCACACAAGGATTTATTAATCACTGTCGGATAGCTCATAATCGCAGCTTTGCCAGCCACGATGCTGCCGCTGCAGCGTCGGGTGAGCCAGTAGAGGTTGACGAGTCTGGCGCGATGATATGCCGGAACAACGAAACAGCTTCTAATGCCCCTCCGGGATACGTTCACCCTTTGATTAGATCTGCACATGTTTTAGACTCCACGGCGAGGAATGCCATGCAAAAACGGTCCCCGTCAAACACCCAGCGTGAAGACAAGCCTGTCAGCAGACCCGTTGCCAAAAGTGAGGCGGCTAACGTGGAATCCTACTCCCCGGCCAAAGCTCCTCCACCAAGCATACGTGACTCTGCTATGAGCCCCGACTTCAAAGCTTCACCACAGACGCCGCATCTTTCTGCTCTATTGCAGAAGCAGGGCCTTGGCTTGGATCTCTTTAATATCGTTGGCGACGCTTTAACAAAGACAGATATCGCCTCATACTCCTCCGAGGACGACTCCGATGCGGATGCTATGGATGTGGATACTACATCCAACGTTCAAGAAGCCCCGCCTAATTTTCGAAGTACTCGCTTGCCAGCTCGTTCTGTGGCTGCTCCCCTGCAGACTCAGCGGCCAAGTAGCCGCAAAGGATCTGACAAGCGTTCTCAAAAGGTGCCATCTCTACCACCTCTAAGACACCCCCCTTCAGCGCCAGCGGCGCACCGATCTCCCTACTCTCCGGCTATGGCGACAAGAACGAGCCCGCGAAGTGAACGGCAGCCGGTGCCAAGTAGTGATATTGAGATGGTTGATTCGAACTCTCCTAATCTGAGCCCAAACACTGTTGAATCCAACCAGGCACCTAGCTTGGTCAGTGATGACGATGAATATGAGGCTCCCTCAGAATCCGAAAGCCCGAGTCCCAGCCCATCGGAGTCCGGCCAGGACGACATATCATTTGACAATATTGAGGTTCAGGATGGCTTTGAAGCGAGTGGTGACGGATCAACAACTTCCACGACCTCCGTCAGCTACTCCGAACCTCACAAGCGCCATTTATCCACCGTTACGCGGCCTCCGCAAGCAAATCCTGTGAAAACGAGATCCATCAAACGCAGTCGCACCAGTGGCACTGTTGAAAATAGCAGTATCCAGACTGAACAGAAGCGCGTCACATTTGTCTCGCCTCCAGCCTCTCCCACGAAGGGCAAGAAAGGTAGTGCTAGGAAACCTCGCCGAAAATAG